The nucleotide window GCTGATGCACCTGACCCAACATTTTCCCCGCAAGCTCACATTTTCTTCCGCAGGCGGTTTAACCATCAAGGTGCGGACGGCCGGCCTCGACCAGCAGGGACTCCTGACCCTGTTAGAGGACGTTTTAACCCGCATTAAATACTTGGTGGCCGAAGCGGCTGGTTAAAAAGGGGTGGGGAAGATGCCGAATGTAAACTGGTATGCCTTGTGGCTTGGTTTAAAGCCGCGCATGCTGATATTCCTTGAAAAGCTTTTTTGGGCGGCGCTTATTGCCCTGGCCGCCCTCGTTGCCCTCAATCTGGCCACGAGTCTTATTCGCCGCTTTTTTAAGGGCAGGAAGCGGGATCCACATAAAGAAAAAACCCTGGAAACCCTGTTGACGTCGGCGCTGCGATATCTCGTTTATGCCGTGGCCGTGATGCTGATCCTGGAACAATTTGTAGATATTACTCCCATAATTGCCGGGGCCGGCGTTTTGGGTCTGGCGGTTGGCTTCGGCGCCCAGAGCCTGGTAAAGGACCTGATTACGGGCTTTTTCATCATTTTTGAAGACCAGTTTCATGTAGGCGATTTTGTAGAAATCAACGGCCAGGTGTCGGGTACGGTGGAGGAACTGGGGCTGCGCCTGACCACAATCCGGGAATGGAGCGGCAAAAAGTTTTACATCGCCAACAGCGAGATTAAGACGGTGCGGAATTACAACCGGGAAGAAATGCGGGCCATCGTTACGGCCACCTTTCCCTTTGAAGAGGATCCCCGTAAAATACGGGAGGTACTGGAAGAAGTTTGCCGCGAGGCGGCATTTGAACTGGCCGATGAACTCATTCAAGGGCCGGACGGCCCGGTGGAGCCACCCCATGTCCATGGTGTCACGGATATTGATAAATCGGATAAAGGAGGCCAGTTTACCATTACCGCCCTGACCAAGCCGGGTTCTTTGTGGGTGGTGGAGAAAACTTTACGGGAAAAGGTTTGGCAGGCCTGCCGGGACAACGGTATCCGTCTTGCTTATCCGGCCAGGGTTTATCTCGGCGGTCGCAATAATGAATTCTAGTATTTCCCTGGGTGCGGCCTTTTATCCATGGTACCAGTTCTAGAAAAGGCAGGGAAAAAATGAATAAACCTTCCGTGCTGATTATATACTAACAGTGAAAGCTAATCCTTAGAAAAGGGCACCCTAAAGGAGGGTAAAGGGGGGATAGACAGCAGTGAAAGCGACAGGCATTGTACGACGCATTGACGATCTAGGACGCGTGGTAATACCCAAGGAAATCAGGCGCACCCTGCGGATTCGCGAAGGTGATCCCTTGGAAATCTTCGTCGACCGCGAAGGCGAAGTAATTTTAAAAAAATATTCGCCCATTGGTGAGCTTGGAGATTTTGCCAAGGAATACGCCGATTCCCTTCATGAAGCCATCGGGCATATAGCCTGTATTGCCGACCGGGACAATATTATTGCGGTGGCCGGTGCCCCCAAAAAGGAATTCCTGGATAAGCCCATCGGGCCGGCAGTGGAAAAGGTTATGGAAGAGCGCAAACCCGTGCTCATAAACTCGCCCACAGAAGAATGGTTGCCCATTGACGGAGAAGGGGAGGCATATAAATTTACGGCTGAGGTTATAGCGCCCATAATTGCCGAAGGCGATCCCATAGGGGCCGTGATTATCTGTTCCCGGGAGCCTGGGGTAAAAATGGGGGATATGGAACTAAAATTGGCCGAGACGGCGGCGGGTTTTCTGGCCAAACAAATGGAACAATAAGGCGGCGTAAAGACGCCGCTTTCTTTTTTTCCCGGCGTTGTGGTACAATAATACGGTATACTTTTCCTGTGGAGCTGAGAACAATGTCGGGCGGAATAGTAATTGCCGGTATGGGGCCCGGGGATCCGGCCCAGGTGCCGCCGGCGCTTATGAAAATATTACAGGAAGTAGATAGGATTTTTTTAAGGACGGAGCGACATCCGGCGGTGTCGGCTTTAAAAGAAGGCGGTTTTAAGTGGCAGACCTTTGATGCCTTATACGAACACGCCAGAAATTTTGACGAGCTTTACCGCCAGATCGCATCCGTCGTAATCCAGGAAGCCTCAAACCTGCGGGTGGCCTATGTCGTGCCGGGGCACCCCATGGTAGCCGAAAAAAGCGTAACCCTTATTTTAGAAAGCGCCCGGCAGGCGGGAATAGATACCCGGGTAGTTCCGGCCATGAGCTGCCTGGATGCCCTTTATGCCACTTTAAAGTTGGACCCCACCCTGGGATTGACCGTTGTTGACGCCCTGACGTTAAACGTCGACGGCCTGGATCCGGGGCTGGGCTTGATTATCACCCAGGTTTACAGTCAGCAGGTTGCTTCAGATACCAAGCTGACCCTTATGGAGCTTTATCCAGACGAATACCCGGTGACGGTGGTACGGGGAGCCGGTCTGCCCGAAGGGGAGCGGGTGGAAATCGTGCCCTTGTACGCCCTTGACAGACTGCCCTGGATCGATCACCTTACCAGCGTCTATCTACCGCCCTTTATCAAGGGGCGGGAGCGAACCCTTGCCGGGTTAAAGGAGATTATGGCTCGCCTGCGCGGGAAAGAAGGTTGTCCCTGGGACCGGGAACAGGATCACCACTCTTTAAAACGCTATCTGGTGGAAGAAACCTACG belongs to Moorella humiferrea and includes:
- the spoVT gene encoding stage V sporulation protein T; protein product: MKATGIVRRIDDLGRVVIPKEIRRTLRIREGDPLEIFVDREGEVILKKYSPIGELGDFAKEYADSLHEAIGHIACIADRDNIIAVAGAPKKEFLDKPIGPAVEKVMEERKPVLINSPTEEWLPIDGEGEAYKFTAEVIAPIIAEGDPIGAVIICSREPGVKMGDMELKLAETAAGFLAKQMEQ
- the mazG gene encoding nucleoside triphosphate pyrophosphohydrolase, which gives rise to MSGGIVIAGMGPGDPAQVPPALMKILQEVDRIFLRTERHPAVSALKEGGFKWQTFDALYEHARNFDELYRQIASVVIQEASNLRVAYVVPGHPMVAEKSVTLILESARQAGIDTRVVPAMSCLDALYATLKLDPTLGLTVVDALTLNVDGLDPGLGLIITQVYSQQVASDTKLTLMELYPDEYPVTVVRGAGLPEGERVEIVPLYALDRLPWIDHLTSVYLPPFIKGRERTLAGLKEIMARLRGKEGCPWDREQDHHSLKRYLVEETYEVLEAIEAADMHKLCEELGDLLLQIVFHARLAEERGDFTLADCLETICTKMRRRHPHVFGTISVNTSGEVLARWDKIKMAEKQKDGLKTPSLLSVPRGLPALLKALKVQEQAARVGFDWEDAAGVWSKVEEELEELREAAKGAGAAERTAELGDVLFALVNLARWLGVEPEEALQASVARFMERFQYIEEKARQKGLELEKLSLAEMDNLWEEAKKVKENKG
- a CDS encoding mechanosensitive ion channel family protein, translated to MPNVNWYALWLGLKPRMLIFLEKLFWAALIALAALVALNLATSLIRRFFKGRKRDPHKEKTLETLLTSALRYLVYAVAVMLILEQFVDITPIIAGAGVLGLAVGFGAQSLVKDLITGFFIIFEDQFHVGDFVEINGQVSGTVEELGLRLTTIREWSGKKFYIANSEIKTVRNYNREEMRAIVTATFPFEEDPRKIREVLEEVCREAAFELADELIQGPDGPVEPPHVHGVTDIDKSDKGGQFTITALTKPGSLWVVEKTLREKVWQACRDNGIRLAYPARVYLGGRNNEF